The Terriglobus tenax genome contains a region encoding:
- a CDS encoding YoaK family protein — protein MMNPEAETDVKVGLATHAALAAAGGYLDAFTYIGHGHVFANAMTGNVVLLANDVVTRVWADAARHFFVIVMFLCGITVARLLQCRSIASVVRVPEAAVLVGEIAVLSWLSFSTRYGASLRITMLIAFAASLQMATFRQVNKKSYSSTFTTGNLHTMLQSLLSWVLAGHSAEDLRQAGDFATICSMFFAGAVLGAFATPRLHNHALWGECAILLVVLGRVLQVRAKAA, from the coding sequence ATGATGAATCCGGAAGCAGAAACGGATGTGAAGGTGGGGCTTGCCACGCATGCGGCGCTGGCCGCGGCGGGCGGTTACCTGGATGCGTTTACCTATATTGGGCATGGCCACGTCTTTGCGAATGCGATGACGGGAAACGTCGTGCTGCTGGCCAATGATGTTGTCACACGGGTGTGGGCGGACGCGGCGCGGCACTTCTTTGTGATCGTGATGTTTCTGTGCGGCATTACGGTGGCCCGGTTGCTGCAGTGCCGGAGTATTGCCTCGGTTGTCCGTGTTCCCGAAGCTGCCGTACTGGTTGGGGAGATTGCGGTTCTAAGCTGGCTTAGCTTCTCGACCCGTTACGGCGCATCGTTGCGGATTACGATGCTGATTGCCTTTGCGGCGTCGCTGCAGATGGCGACCTTCCGGCAGGTCAACAAGAAGTCCTACAGCTCCACCTTTACGACCGGCAATCTTCATACGATGCTGCAGAGCCTGCTTTCGTGGGTGCTGGCGGGCCACTCCGCGGAGGATCTGCGGCAGGCCGGAGACTTTGCGACGATCTGCAGTATGTTCTTTGCTGGCGCGGTGCTTGGGGCCTTTGCAACGCCGCGACTTCACAACCATGCGCTGTGGGGCGAGTGCGCCATTCTGCTTGTGGTGTTGGGAAGGGTCTTACAGGTGCGGGCGAAGGCCGCTTAA
- a CDS encoding RNA polymerase sigma factor — protein MSSQYCRTFTNICDAPVGRLVESARQGDSDAFEELVRRHRKRAYNVAYRILKHSEDAEDAVQDAMVRLFKKIDTFRGDSAFSTWLSRIVINVSLMHLRKRGNTAVYSLEETVGPEHTLMEVLTSDAASPEHECLQREYLSLVQRVLGKLSSNLHDITLDRFAEELSIDEISKKRGISQAATKSRLLRARKMILAEVPR, from the coding sequence ATGTCCAGTCAATATTGCAGAACCTTTACGAATATCTGTGATGCCCCCGTAGGCCGTCTTGTGGAGTCTGCGCGCCAGGGAGATTCCGATGCGTTTGAAGAGCTGGTGCGGCGGCATCGCAAGCGGGCGTACAACGTTGCGTATCGCATTCTCAAGCACAGCGAAGATGCGGAAGATGCCGTACAGGATGCGATGGTGCGGTTGTTCAAGAAGATCGATACCTTCCGCGGCGACTCCGCTTTTTCGACCTGGTTGAGCCGGATTGTGATCAACGTTTCGCTGATGCACCTTCGTAAGCGCGGCAATACCGCCGTCTACTCGCTGGAAGAGACGGTTGGGCCGGAGCATACGCTGATGGAGGTGCTGACCTCTGACGCAGCATCGCCGGAGCATGAGTGCCTGCAGCGTGAGTATCTGAGCCTGGTGCAGCGCGTGCTCGGCAAGCTTTCCAGCAATCTGCATGACATTACGCTTGACCGCTTTGCGGAAGAGCTTTCGATTGACGAGATCTCAAAGAAGCGTGGCATCAGCCAGGCAGCCACCAAGTCGCGCCTGCTGCGTGCACGCAAGATGATTCTTGCCGAGGTTCCGCGATAG
- a CDS encoding efflux RND transporter periplasmic adaptor subunit: protein MSGPNELKQGDAVQTPQERYWNRPVALVVVVVLMVLAIGVVPRLLHAMALKNEEAASVAAIPTVYVTTVQPSAGSVALQLSGTLSPITESPILARADGYLKKRYVDIGDHVRAGQVLGVISAPDLDQQVQQAGAMVQQSRASVQQSQASLEQSKANAGIAGVTAERWAALVKRGAVSRQANDNYQFAYSAQAAAVGAAEANLEVAKGNLSSSAANLSRYRELQGFEVIRAPFDGVITQRNVDEGALVTSTSTLLFRMAKNDVLRTYIDVPQESASSIKVGQTADLTFVQRAGKVYHGTVVRTANSLDVNTRTLLTEVDIDNHAGELLPGMYATVSFNVPQIVPTVTVPGEAMVFRANGTEIAVVGADHHVHFRDVVVGHDYGATLEIRSGLLPGESIVVNPNDATTEDARVNPVYVKQASGTLASAKGK from the coding sequence ATGTCAGGACCGAATGAGTTGAAGCAGGGAGATGCCGTGCAGACGCCGCAGGAGCGCTATTGGAATCGCCCTGTCGCGCTGGTGGTGGTTGTGGTGTTGATGGTGCTGGCGATCGGAGTGGTTCCGCGCCTGCTGCATGCCATGGCCCTTAAGAACGAGGAAGCGGCGAGCGTTGCCGCGATTCCGACGGTGTATGTGACGACCGTACAGCCATCGGCGGGGAGTGTGGCGCTGCAGCTGTCAGGAACATTGTCGCCGATTACGGAGTCTCCGATTCTGGCCAGGGCGGATGGATATCTGAAGAAGCGTTATGTCGATATTGGCGATCATGTCCGCGCGGGACAGGTGCTGGGTGTGATCTCCGCGCCGGACCTTGACCAACAGGTACAGCAGGCAGGCGCGATGGTGCAGCAGAGCCGGGCTTCGGTGCAACAGAGCCAGGCTTCGCTGGAGCAGTCGAAGGCCAATGCCGGTATTGCCGGTGTAACGGCGGAGCGCTGGGCTGCGCTGGTGAAGCGCGGCGCTGTTTCCCGGCAGGCCAATGATAACTACCAGTTTGCGTATAGCGCGCAGGCAGCGGCCGTGGGCGCGGCCGAAGCCAATCTGGAAGTGGCAAAGGGAAATCTTTCGTCCAGTGCCGCTAACCTGAGCCGGTACCGGGAGCTGCAGGGGTTTGAGGTGATTCGCGCGCCGTTCGATGGCGTGATCACGCAGCGCAATGTGGATGAGGGAGCCCTGGTGACCTCAACCAGCACCTTGCTTTTCCGCATGGCGAAGAATGATGTGCTGCGTACCTACATCGATGTGCCGCAGGAGAGTGCCTCTTCCATCAAGGTGGGGCAGACGGCCGATCTGACATTCGTGCAGCGCGCGGGGAAGGTCTATCACGGTACGGTGGTGCGGACCGCGAACTCGCTGGATGTGAATACGCGCACGCTGCTGACCGAAGTGGATATCGACAACCATGCGGGAGAACTGCTGCCGGGGATGTATGCGACGGTGAGCTTCAATGTGCCGCAGATCGTTCCCACGGTGACGGTACCGGGCGAGGCGATGGTTTTTCGCGCGAATGGAACTGAGATCGCGGTTGTTGGCGCGGATCATCATGTCCACTTCCGGGATGTTGTGGTGGGACACGATTATGGCGCGACGCTGGAGATTCGTTCCGGGCTGCTGCCGGGAGAGAGCATTGTGGTCAATCCCAACGATGCAACGACTGAGGATGCGCGTGTGAATCCTGTGTATGTGAAACAGGCTTCGGGCACGCTGGCATCGGCAAAGGGCAAGTGA
- a CDS encoding TolC family protein, translated as MTGLAGLLAAGSVLFSGMACGAQQLPEAPSAARRAGDNGFRGVNRTPWFLGQYRAPRMEDTYLKSVDQVPVRDGKLKLTLQDAILMAIKNNFDVEIQRYDLDFAAADLLRARGGGVLRGVSTTVAELPSGEGGPGAPLLTAIGGYSPVLQLPSSAADLATTTQSSSDLSILGQSPFSSGPALPQFDPSVVTNISLAQQYYPQSNAFATGNNFFSSHTTAGSLTYNQGLSLGTQISASITGSRLNQSSARVNLNPFITGTLSLSITQPLLQGFGPGVNRRFIHIAQNEKNIARDVFEQQLISTVSDTTRLYWDLVSLQEDLKVKQEYMEAAQRLYKDTKNQVELGTQAPVDLTSAAAQVASSRQAYINAEGLVLQQELLLKEVLTHNGISDGTLAAARIEAATKIPAPALEDAPSLENLLSTAMNQRPDVALAGEQIATAKTALKGSHNQMLPELNLVASMQNNGAAGTPATPSGTSTAAPANLVGGYGSALSQMFQRSYPDYMVGAELRIPVHNRIAKSDYVRDELQFRQSEVRLQQLRSRVRIQVGDAYIALQQAKESYRAAADARVLQAQALDVEQAKFEAGVATAYELIQYQSNFAAAESAEVAARGIYAKSRTALERAAGTILDDNSVAVDEAYANGGNAGH; from the coding sequence ATGACAGGTTTAGCCGGCCTGCTGGCTGCGGGAAGTGTGCTGTTTTCAGGCATGGCCTGCGGAGCACAGCAGCTGCCGGAGGCGCCGAGTGCGGCGCGCCGGGCTGGCGACAACGGATTTCGTGGAGTGAACCGCACGCCGTGGTTTCTTGGTCAGTACCGCGCTCCGCGCATGGAGGACACGTATCTGAAGAGCGTCGACCAGGTTCCCGTGCGGGATGGGAAACTGAAGCTTACGCTGCAGGATGCGATCCTGATGGCGATCAAAAATAACTTCGATGTTGAGATCCAGCGTTATGATCTGGACTTTGCGGCGGCAGACCTGTTGCGTGCGCGTGGCGGTGGTGTGCTGCGCGGCGTGTCCACGACGGTCGCGGAGCTTCCTTCGGGGGAAGGTGGACCGGGGGCTCCATTGCTGACGGCGATCGGCGGCTACTCGCCGGTGCTGCAGTTGCCGAGCAGCGCTGCCGATCTTGCGACGACAACGCAGAGCTCGTCGGATCTTTCTATCCTGGGGCAGTCGCCGTTTTCGAGCGGACCGGCGTTGCCGCAGTTCGATCCTTCGGTAGTGACGAACATCAGCCTGGCGCAGCAGTATTATCCGCAGTCGAATGCCTTTGCTACCGGCAACAATTTTTTCTCAAGCCATACGACGGCGGGATCGCTGACCTATAACCAGGGTTTGTCGCTGGGAACGCAAATCAGTGCGTCGATCACAGGATCGCGCCTGAACCAGTCCTCGGCGCGTGTGAACCTGAATCCTTTTATTACGGGAACGCTGAGTCTTTCGATCACGCAGCCATTGCTGCAGGGATTCGGCCCGGGCGTGAACCGGCGCTTCATCCATATTGCGCAGAACGAGAAGAACATTGCGCGGGATGTGTTTGAGCAGCAGTTGATCAGCACGGTTTCTGACACGACGCGGCTGTATTGGGACCTGGTGAGTCTTCAGGAAGATTTGAAGGTAAAGCAGGAGTATATGGAAGCGGCCCAGCGTCTGTACAAAGATACGAAGAACCAGGTGGAGCTGGGCACGCAGGCTCCGGTGGACCTGACATCGGCGGCGGCCCAGGTGGCCAGCAGCCGGCAGGCTTACATCAACGCTGAAGGACTGGTGTTGCAGCAGGAACTGCTGTTGAAAGAAGTGCTGACGCATAACGGAATTTCTGACGGTACGCTGGCTGCGGCTCGTATTGAAGCCGCGACGAAGATTCCGGCACCTGCGCTTGAAGACGCACCCTCGCTTGAAAACCTGTTGAGCACGGCGATGAACCAGAGGCCGGATGTCGCGCTTGCGGGAGAGCAGATTGCGACGGCAAAGACTGCTTTGAAGGGATCGCACAACCAGATGTTGCCGGAGCTGAACCTGGTTGCTTCCATGCAGAACAACGGCGCCGCGGGAACGCCTGCGACACCGTCGGGGACAAGCACGGCGGCTCCGGCGAACCTGGTCGGTGGATATGGCAGCGCATTGAGTCAGATGTTCCAGCGCAGCTATCCCGACTACATGGTGGGAGCGGAGTTGCGGATTCCGGTTCATAACCGGATCGCGAAGTCAGATTACGTGCGGGATGAACTTCAGTTCCGCCAGAGCGAGGTTCGCCTGCAGCAGCTCAGGAGCCGCGTACGGATCCAGGTGGGCGATGCATACATCGCGTTGCAGCAGGCGAAAGAAAGTTATCGTGCCGCCGCCGATGCGCGCGTGTTGCAGGCGCAGGCGCTGGATGTGGAGCAGGCGAAGTTTGAGGCCGGCGTGGCAACGGCGTATGAGCTGATCCAGTACCAGAGCAACTTTGCTGCGGCGGAGTCGGCCGAGGTAGCTGCGCGCGGCATTTATGCGAAGTCCAGGACTGCGCTGGAGCGTGCCGCCGGAACCATTCTGGATGACAACAGTGTTGCCGTGGATGAGGCCTATGCGAATGGCGGCAACGCCGGCCACTAA
- a CDS encoding cytochrome d ubiquinol oxidase subunit II yields MQPSILLAGAIVTVVTIYALLGGADYGAGMLEFTASGKTREAQLSLIDDTITPVWETNHIWLIFAIVLLFSGFPKVFAAIMSALFIPIFLCLAGILFRGAAFVFRAYFTQSRSMQLLFARIFSIASLLTPICLGIVIGAVAQGSVTSIMTASNYNGATLQWLTPFTVVTGLFTASIFAYLAAVYLTQESSNPQLQEAFRNRALIAGASVGFFAALTFLLSIHGAPDVFHGLTHNWWARYEQIFTAIASICAFTALWKRRYRLAQVCVILQTALIIWGWALSQYPGMAGPGQMTIQQSAAPDNILWTILAVAVCGLFLLVPSMIFLFRIFRSSSPKSVSTISHAL; encoded by the coding sequence ATGCAGCCTAGCATTCTGCTCGCAGGAGCCATCGTCACCGTTGTTACGATCTACGCGTTGCTGGGAGGCGCCGATTACGGCGCCGGCATGCTGGAGTTCACCGCCTCCGGAAAAACACGCGAAGCCCAGTTGTCTCTCATCGATGACACCATCACGCCCGTCTGGGAAACCAACCACATCTGGCTCATCTTTGCGATTGTTCTTCTCTTCTCCGGCTTTCCAAAGGTCTTCGCCGCCATCATGTCGGCGCTCTTCATCCCGATCTTCCTTTGCCTGGCAGGCATCCTGTTCCGCGGCGCGGCCTTTGTCTTCCGTGCCTACTTCACGCAAAGCCGTAGCATGCAGCTGCTCTTTGCCCGCATCTTCTCCATCGCCAGCCTGCTTACGCCCATCTGTCTGGGCATTGTCATCGGAGCCGTCGCACAGGGCTCGGTCACTTCCATCATGACCGCAAGCAACTACAACGGTGCAACCCTGCAGTGGCTTACACCGTTCACCGTCGTCACCGGTCTCTTCACGGCATCCATCTTCGCGTATCTCGCCGCGGTCTACCTCACGCAGGAAAGCTCCAACCCGCAACTGCAGGAGGCCTTCCGCAACCGCGCTCTCATCGCCGGAGCTTCCGTCGGTTTCTTCGCGGCGCTCACCTTCCTGCTCTCCATTCACGGCGCGCCAGATGTCTTTCACGGTCTGACGCATAACTGGTGGGCACGGTATGAGCAGATCTTTACGGCCATCGCCTCCATCTGCGCCTTCACCGCCCTGTGGAAACGCCGTTACCGCCTGGCTCAGGTCTGCGTCATTCTGCAGACAGCGCTGATTATCTGGGGCTGGGCACTCTCGCAGTATCCCGGCATGGCCGGCCCGGGGCAAATGACCATCCAGCAGAGCGCCGCGCCCGACAACATCCTCTGGACCATCCTGGCTGTAGCCGTCTGCGGCTTGTTCCTGCTGGTCCCTTCCATGATCTTCCTCTTCCGCATCTTCCGGTCATCTTCTCCGAAGTCGGTCTCCACCATCTCGCACGCACTCTAA
- a CDS encoding Dps family protein, giving the protein MTKRSELIQRRKAPLTVASDVAPKAVNDISAGLTVLLADVFALYLKTKNFHWHMSGPHFRDYHLLLDDHGDQIFAMTDDIAERARKLGGTTIRSIGHIARLQRSADNDADYVTPADMLSELHEDEKALALRMFSLHTLCDEFGDVATASLLENWIDQSQRRSWFLFEMTRN; this is encoded by the coding sequence ATGACGAAAAGATCTGAACTCATACAGCGACGCAAAGCCCCTCTCACCGTGGCATCCGACGTTGCCCCGAAAGCAGTCAACGATATCTCCGCGGGCCTTACCGTCCTTCTGGCCGATGTCTTCGCGCTCTATCTCAAAACGAAGAACTTCCACTGGCACATGAGCGGACCGCACTTCCGCGACTATCACCTTCTGCTCGATGACCACGGCGACCAGATCTTCGCCATGACCGACGACATCGCGGAGCGCGCCCGCAAGCTTGGCGGCACCACGATCCGCTCCATCGGCCACATCGCCCGCCTCCAGCGCTCGGCGGACAACGACGCCGACTACGTCACGCCCGCCGACATGCTGAGTGAGCTGCACGAAGACGAGAAGGCGCTCGCGCTCCGCATGTTCTCCCTGCACACGCTCTGCGATGAGTTCGGCGATGTAGCCACCGCGAGCCTGCTTGAAAACTGGATTGACCAGTCGCAACGCCGCAGCTGGTTCCTGTTTGAGATGACGCGTAACTAA
- a CDS encoding efflux RND transporter permease subunit: MMWLVRIALKRPYTFVVMSILIAVFGLGSVATMPTDIFPAINIPVVSVIWTYSGISPDDMTNRIVTISERAMTTTVNDIEHIESRSYSGVAVIHVYFQPTANVDMGVSQITAVSQTLLRLFPPGTFPPLIVKYDASSVPILQLGIESQTLTEQKLADFAQNFIRTDLSSIPGIAVPLPYGGKTRSIMVDTDPQAMYSYQVSAADISNAITNQSPILPAGTIKMGTRDYLVKTNSSPTAVQQFNMIPIKSTNGAEVYVKDVAHVRDGFQVQTNIVRQDGTRGALLTVLKNGSTSTLSIVSNVRKKIPLIAAGLPKGLQIKPLFDQSVFVREAVIDVVREATIAAGLTGIMILLFLGSARSTLIVCLSIPLSILTSILLLNVMGETINVMTLGGLALAVGILVDDATVEIENTNRNIAMRKPIVRAILDGASQIATPTLVATLSICIVFVPAFLLSGTAKFLFTPLAMAVVFAMMTSYLLTRTLVPTLMHYLMKPEVPRIERPEDEPARPDDSRLWKIHKAFNHRFEQVRHSYKGLLEKVLHHRRVFALSYGALILASFVLLIFIGQDFFPSVDAGQIKLHLRAPAGTRIEETEVLFSNVEREIRTIIPRDKIDTILDNIGLPASGVNLAFGGTSTIGNGDGDILIAMKDGERSEPYVAQIRKMLHDKFPDSTSFFEPADMTTQILDFGLAAPIDIQIGGRDNDGDYKVARAIRDEVKRLPGTADVNIFQEPNYPTINVDVDRVRAQQAGLSQRDVVGNTLVSLSASGQLAPNQWVDPANGASYSILVQTPQYKLDSLSALAQTPVTGTPGSLYSPVASAGTLQAPAAGTLDYGNPNATNNPAEYLGNLASFKRGVTMEAIDHYDIRPVYDIMVTPDGRDLGSVSKDVEKIIRKYQSQLPAGSTITLRGQTKTMKESFTRLGIGVLCAILLVYLLMAVNFQSWTDPLIVLSTIPSALAGILWMLFLTRTTLSVPSLMGTLMTIGVATSNAILIITFANDEQLDGKKPLEAALSAGFVRMRPVIMTALAMVLGMLPMAMAFGQGGEQNAPLGRAVIGGLLFVTVSNLFFIPVVYSYLRKSAPVDYDKLIDLEAAETADMAEAQ; this comes from the coding sequence ATGATGTGGCTGGTCCGGATCGCACTCAAACGTCCTTACACGTTTGTGGTGATGTCGATCCTGATTGCGGTGTTTGGTCTGGGGTCCGTGGCGACGATGCCGACGGATATTTTTCCTGCGATCAATATTCCGGTTGTGAGTGTGATCTGGACGTACAGCGGTATCTCTCCGGATGATATGACCAACCGCATCGTGACGATCTCAGAGCGCGCGATGACGACCACGGTCAACGATATCGAGCATATCGAATCGCGGTCGTATAGCGGTGTCGCGGTCATCCACGTTTACTTTCAACCGACCGCCAATGTGGATATGGGCGTCTCGCAGATTACGGCTGTAAGCCAGACGCTGCTGCGGTTGTTTCCTCCGGGAACCTTTCCGCCGCTGATTGTGAAGTATGACGCGTCAAGTGTGCCGATTCTGCAGCTCGGAATTGAGAGCCAGACACTGACGGAGCAGAAGCTGGCGGACTTTGCGCAGAACTTCATCCGCACGGACCTGTCGAGTATTCCCGGTATTGCGGTGCCGCTGCCGTATGGCGGCAAGACGCGCTCGATCATGGTGGATACGGACCCGCAGGCGATGTACTCCTACCAGGTGTCGGCGGCGGATATTTCGAACGCTATTACGAACCAGAGCCCGATTCTGCCGGCAGGCACCATCAAGATGGGTACGCGGGATTACCTGGTGAAGACGAACAGCAGCCCCACCGCGGTGCAGCAGTTCAACATGATTCCGATCAAGAGCACGAACGGGGCCGAGGTTTACGTGAAGGACGTGGCCCATGTGCGCGATGGCTTCCAGGTGCAGACGAATATTGTGCGGCAGGACGGAACACGCGGCGCTCTGCTGACCGTATTGAAGAACGGTTCGACGTCCACGCTTTCGATTGTGAGCAATGTGCGGAAGAAGATTCCGTTGATTGCCGCCGGATTGCCGAAGGGGCTGCAGATCAAGCCGTTGTTTGACCAGTCAGTATTTGTGCGCGAGGCCGTGATTGATGTGGTGCGCGAGGCGACGATTGCCGCCGGGCTTACCGGCATTATGATCCTGCTGTTCCTGGGCAGTGCACGCAGCACCCTGATTGTGTGTCTCTCCATCCCGTTGTCGATCCTGACGTCGATCCTGCTGCTGAATGTGATGGGCGAGACGATCAACGTGATGACACTTGGCGGCCTTGCACTGGCGGTGGGCATCCTGGTGGATGACGCGACGGTTGAGATTGAGAACACCAATCGCAATATCGCGATGCGAAAGCCGATTGTCCGGGCGATCCTGGATGGAGCTTCGCAGATTGCAACGCCCACGCTGGTGGCGACGCTCTCCATCTGCATTGTGTTTGTGCCTGCGTTCCTGTTGTCGGGTACGGCGAAGTTTCTGTTTACTCCACTGGCCATGGCGGTTGTTTTCGCCATGATGACCTCGTATCTGCTGACGCGCACACTGGTGCCGACGCTGATGCACTACCTGATGAAGCCCGAGGTGCCGCGCATTGAGCGGCCCGAGGACGAGCCAGCACGTCCGGACGATAGCCGGTTGTGGAAGATTCACAAGGCGTTCAATCACAGGTTCGAGCAGGTACGGCACAGCTATAAAGGTCTGCTGGAGAAGGTTCTGCATCACCGCCGCGTTTTTGCGTTGTCCTACGGCGCGTTGATTCTTGCCTCGTTTGTGCTGCTGATCTTTATTGGGCAGGACTTCTTTCCTTCTGTCGATGCGGGGCAGATCAAGCTGCATCTGCGTGCGCCCGCCGGCACGCGGATTGAAGAGACCGAGGTCCTGTTCAGCAATGTGGAGCGCGAGATCCGCACGATTATTCCACGGGACAAGATCGATACGATTCTGGACAACATTGGTCTTCCTGCAAGTGGTGTGAACCTTGCCTTCGGTGGGACGTCGACGATCGGGAATGGCGATGGCGACATCCTGATTGCCATGAAGGATGGCGAGCGCAGCGAGCCGTATGTGGCGCAGATTCGCAAGATGCTGCACGACAAGTTTCCGGACAGCACGAGCTTCTTTGAACCGGCGGACATGACGACACAGATCCTGGATTTCGGTCTGGCTGCGCCGATCGACATCCAGATTGGGGGCCGTGACAACGACGGCGACTACAAGGTGGCACGAGCGATCCGGGACGAGGTGAAGCGGCTGCCCGGGACGGCGGATGTCAACATCTTCCAGGAGCCGAACTACCCCACGATCAACGTGGATGTTGACCGCGTAAGGGCGCAGCAGGCGGGGTTGAGCCAGAGAGATGTTGTGGGCAACACGCTGGTTTCGTTGAGTGCGAGCGGACAGTTGGCGCCGAACCAGTGGGTTGATCCTGCGAACGGTGCAAGCTATTCGATCCTGGTGCAGACGCCGCAGTACAAGCTGGATTCGTTGTCGGCACTGGCGCAGACGCCGGTTACGGGAACGCCGGGATCGCTTTATTCGCCGGTGGCTTCCGCGGGAACGCTGCAGGCGCCGGCGGCCGGCACGCTTGACTACGGAAATCCGAATGCGACGAATAACCCTGCAGAGTACCTGGGCAACCTGGCCAGCTTCAAGCGTGGCGTGACGATGGAGGCGATCGATCACTACGACATCCGGCCGGTCTACGACATTATGGTGACGCCGGATGGGCGCGATCTTGGAAGCGTGTCCAAGGATGTGGAGAAGATCATCCGCAAGTACCAGTCACAGCTTCCTGCCGGATCCACGATTACGCTCCGTGGTCAGACGAAGACGATGAAGGAGTCGTTCACGCGGCTTGGCATCGGTGTTCTGTGCGCCATTCTGCTGGTGTATCTGCTGATGGCAGTCAATTTCCAGTCGTGGACCGATCCGCTGATTGTGCTGTCGACCATTCCTTCGGCGCTGGCCGGCATCCTGTGGATGCTGTTTCTTACCAGGACCACGCTGAGCGTGCCTTCCCTGATGGGAACGCTGATGACGATTGGTGTGGCGACTTCAAACGCCATCCTGATTATTACCTTTGCGAACGATGAGCAACTGGATGGAAAGAAGCCGCTGGAGGCTGCGCTGTCCGCGGGCTTTGTGCGCATGCGTCCGGTGATTATGACGGCGCTGGCCATGGTGCTTGGCATGTTGCCGATGGCGATGGCCTTTGGGCAGGGCGGCGAACAGAACGCTCCGTTGGGCCGTGCGGTGATTGGCGGTTTGTTGTTCGTAACCGTATCGAATTTGTTTTTCATCCCGGTTGTTTACAGCTACCTGCGCAAGTCAGCACCTGTTGATTATGACAAGTTGATTGACCTGGAAGCCGCGGAAACAGCGGATATGGCGGAGGCGCAGTGA
- a CDS encoding multicopper oxidase family protein, whose product MTPSISARHGLPSLALALLCCSCSSFAQQNLPTIPVAASPVILDAVTDGQTGKASFAYQGKEIPPVIHASPGQTIQVDYRNHLTSHSGEQCTHGSCSDMTNLHFHGLHVSPQAPQDDVLTMMAMPGESLHYRVEIPGDQPPGLYWYHTHPHGENYRQLLDGMSGAIIIDGMERYVPEVRSLRERLLILRDTELEQDAPSLAEAKRVELPATGCSRGGEAPERIFTVNGVIRPSIDIAPGERQFWRIVNASPDLYADLAIDASTMKVIARDGMPLAYHDPSRPFEMLEHILVPPAGRVEAIITGPPAGTHASLRTRCVDTGPDGDPNPAMVLADLNTAAAPHRIPASSTAKLPPALHKRIAAPLLAHLKSTEPAYIVRFTEDKHGFYINGKAFEPSDAPMLTVNIGDYQHWRVINETGELHPFHIHQVHFLPYATNAVAAENPDWLDTVNVPVGGTVDMVMDFTDPIIRGMSVFHCHLIQHEDKGMMAKILFQ is encoded by the coding sequence ATGACACCCTCCATCAGCGCACGCCATGGCCTTCCTTCCCTCGCCCTGGCTCTGCTGTGCTGTTCCTGCTCTTCCTTCGCACAACAAAATCTCCCCACCATTCCCGTGGCCGCCTCGCCCGTCATACTTGACGCCGTCACCGATGGTCAAACCGGCAAAGCTTCCTTCGCCTACCAGGGCAAGGAGATTCCTCCCGTCATCCATGCATCGCCGGGGCAAACCATTCAGGTGGACTACCGCAACCACCTCACATCGCACTCCGGGGAACAGTGCACGCATGGCTCCTGCAGCGACATGACCAACCTGCACTTCCACGGTCTCCATGTCTCTCCGCAGGCACCGCAGGACGACGTCCTCACCATGATGGCAATGCCCGGCGAGTCGCTGCACTATCGCGTGGAGATTCCGGGTGACCAGCCGCCGGGGCTCTACTGGTATCACACGCATCCGCATGGAGAGAACTATCGTCAGCTGCTCGATGGCATGTCCGGAGCCATCATCATCGACGGCATGGAACGTTACGTCCCCGAGGTCCGCAGCCTTCGCGAACGCCTCCTCATTCTGCGCGACACAGAACTCGAGCAGGACGCACCGTCACTCGCAGAGGCAAAGCGCGTCGAGCTTCCCGCAACCGGATGCAGTCGGGGCGGAGAAGCTCCTGAGCGCATCTTCACCGTCAACGGAGTCATCAGACCATCCATCGACATCGCACCCGGCGAACGCCAGTTCTGGCGCATCGTCAACGCATCTCCTGATCTCTATGCCGATCTCGCCATCGATGCTTCCACCATGAAAGTCATCGCCCGCGACGGCATGCCGCTGGCCTACCATGATCCCTCGCGGCCATTCGAGATGCTGGAACATATCCTTGTCCCACCTGCAGGCCGCGTGGAAGCCATCATCACTGGCCCACCCGCAGGCACACACGCTTCCCTCAGGACACGCTGTGTCGATACTGGCCCGGACGGCGACCCGAATCCCGCCATGGTGCTTGCCGATCTGAACACTGCGGCCGCGCCTCATCGCATCCCGGCATCCTCAACGGCAAAGCTTCCGCCGGCCCTGCATAAACGCATCGCCGCACCGTTGCTCGCGCACCTCAAAAGCACAGAGCCTGCCTATATCGTTCGCTTCACCGAAGACAAGCACGGCTTCTATATCAATGGAAAAGCCTTTGAGCCGTCTGACGCCCCCATGCTTACCGTCAACATTGGCGACTATCAACACTGGCGCGTCATCAACGAAACAGGCGAGCTCCACCCGTTTCATATCCACCAGGTACATTTTCTTCCGTATGCCACCAACGCCGTCGCAGCGGAGAACCCGGACTGGCTGGACACAGTCAATGTGCCCGTCGGCGGAACAGTCGACATGGTCATGGACTTCACCGATCCCATCATTCGTGGCATGAGCGTCTTCCACTGCCACCTCATTCAGCATGAGGACAAAGGCATGATGGCCAAGATCCTCTTCCAGTAG